From the genome of Phaenicophaeus curvirostris isolate KB17595 chromosome 6, BPBGC_Pcur_1.0, whole genome shotgun sequence, one region includes:
- the LOC138721686 gene encoding uncharacterized protein — protein MNTAPASESGSYSTNQTRPFFYAQPTAQQPFPNPWYLSHAYSPYCVPAPGFRSGNPYFPFYSVPLHDYPGFFVPQHPVQARINRRPYFNAAPPSPMFYHATRFRHYSNSGKKMETKETQTDPRQPENKQRKHQDTRTETKGCDAGNTPCVSSGIGTETESTSEKQDSSGSSIVVDREFHNKSPSSSTQYRNLPTGSYAFEKEEVRIEYGNGSPAIQLWKSFKETIPLYDVASGKPVPENIVPSDLFTVSSCEGMIYGPHEGEKVVAGTYLDERKAVLPSKQGVETVQEKEAQNNEARLDAEKRASTSQWAKSSPGETMAARMAELARSAGMDQPAVRQDMVVAKKSSSKKSTGSKTSQEEPSFIQQAGLLPSSPEEVMSDLNFQQKKLNQSHSVTNESQTDKSIWCDESIEKYVPSNSWLACVDSMDPSYNCDVYLPQRKRPSVFSLSSDDMSSREEGSSIDNTPVSYFVPDYVLQKSTYPFQKSAEGLQKEKIKSGGSLNEDEVVEREQMSSLNDQDIENSSTVKIKEASNKGRKLEALTRSSSRKKIDSLKKKATKSLSEVEDSEEYSVRGEEEDEDGEDEDDEEEDDMDEIEYFFQEATPYGILMPSKGSFYQVGQRVLWKPPKYAIPAQLISWPVQEKIKTKSGPDENIGVAYKPKEKEQDEVVYSDYGYYGKRPMAGREGLDHQRLLRKFLGGRVLREDMGIPPQEYWIRSGAKPKYTSQTHSNVSPAPKSKEQECPPLVKPKKKRIGKPPSKRRDTRCDVEEVWEMPKSSIRKGHGTRKSLFKRR, from the exons atgaatactgCCCCAGCTTCAGAAAGTGGATCATATTCCACAAACCAAACAAGACCGTTCTTTTATGCACAGCCAACAGCACAACAGCCTTTTCCAAATCCGTGGTACCTCAGTCATGCATATAGTCCGTACTGTGTACCTGCTCCTG GCTTCCGAAGTGGAAAtccatattttccattttattcagTTCCACTCCATGACTACCCTGGATTTTTTGTTCCACAGCACCCAGTGCAGGCAAGAATTAACAGAAGGCCTTATTTTAATGCTGCCCCACCTTCCCCTATGTTTTATCATGCAACAAGATTTCGACACTATAGTaactctgggaaaaaaatggagacgAAAGAAACACAGACTGATCCTAGACAGcctgaaaacaagcaaagaaagcatCAAGATACTCGTACAGAAACGAAAGGTTGTGATGCAGGAAATACGCCCTGTGTTTCTTCTGGTATAGGTACGGAGACTGAAAGTACTTCAGAGAAACAAGATTCATCTGGATCTTCCATTGTGGTAGACCGAGAGTTTCATAACAAGAGCCCTTCCAGCTCTACACAGTATAGAAATCTTCCTACTGGAAGCTATGCTTTTGAGAAGGAAGAAGTGAGGATAGAATATGGAAATGGCTCTCCAGCTATTCAACTATGGAAGTCCTTTAAAGAAACGATCCCTTTGTATGATGTGGCAAGTGGTAAACCAGTCCCAGAAAATATAGTGCCAAGTGACTTATTCACTGTTAGCTCATGTGAAGGGATGATATATGGCCCTCATGAAGGTGAGAAGGTGGTGGCAGGAACTTACTTGGATGAGAGAAAAGCTGTTCTCCCTTCAAAACAGGGTGTTGAAACTGTGCAAGAAAAAGAGGCCCAAAATAATGAAGCGAGGCTGGATGCGGAAAAGCGGGCAAGTACAAGTCAGTGGGCAAAATCCTCTCCAGGTGAAACCATGGCAGCACGAATGGCAGAGCTGGCAAGATCTGCTGGCATGGATCAACCAGCAGTAAGACAGGACATGGTGGTAGCTAAGAAGTCTAGCTCTAAAAAATCTACAGGCTCAAAAACCTCTCAAGAAGAGCCCAGCTTTATTCAACAAGCAGGACTACTTCCATCTAGTCCGGAGGAGGTAATGAGCGACTTGAACTTTCAGCAGAAAAAGCTGAATCAAAGCCACAGTGTGACCAATGAAAGTCAAACAGATAAAAGTATTTGGTGTGACGAATCAATTGAGAAGTATGTTCCTTCTAACAGTTGGCTGGCTTGTGTGGACAGTATGGACCCAAGCTACAACTGCGATGTTTATTTGCCACAAAGGAAACGTCCAAGTGTATTCAGTCTTTCTTCTGATGATATGTCCTCTAGAGAGGAAGGCTCATCAATTGATAATACCCCAGTGTCTTATTTTGTCCCTGACTATGTGCTTCAGAAAAGCACGTATCCTTTCCAGAAAAGTGCAGAGGGCttacagaaggagaaaattaaaagtgGTGGGTCCCTTAATGAAGATGAAGTGGTAGAAAGGGAGCAGATGAGCAGCTTGAATGACCAAGATATTGAAAACTCTTCAACCGTGAAGATTAAAGAAGCTTCCAATAAAGGTAGAAAGCTGGAAGCCCTTACTAGATcttccagcaggaaaaaaattgattcTCTCAAGAAAAAAGCAACTAAGAGTTTGTCAGAAGTTGAGGACTCTGAAGAATACTCTgtgaggggagaagaggaggatgaagatggagaggatgaggatgatgaggaagaggatgaCATGGATGAAATTGAGTATTTCTTTCAAGAAGCTACTCCATATGGAATCCTGATGCCTAGTAAAGGGAGCTTCTACCAAGTTGGCCAGAGGGTGCTTTGGAAGCCACCTAAATATGCTATACCAGCTCAACTAATTAGTTGGCCtgttcaagagaaaataaaaacaaagagtGGGCCTGATGAAAACATTGGTGTGGCTTACAAGCcaaaggagaaagaacaagATGAAGTTGTATACAGTGACTATGGGTACTATGGAAAGAGGCCTatggcaggaagagaaggacttgaccACCAGCGACTGCTACGGAAATTCTTGGGAG GAAGAGTGCTAAGGGAGGACATGGGGATACCACCCCAGGAGTATTGGATTAGAAGTGGTGCTAAGCCCAAATATACCAGCCAAACACACAGTAATGTCTCACCAGCACCCAAGAGCAAAGAACAAG AGTGCCCACCTTTGGTTaaaccaaagaagaaaagaataggCAAGCCACCTTCAAAACGCAGGGACACAAGGTGTGATGTGGAAGAAGTGTGGGAGATGCCTAAAAGCAGCATACGCAAAG ggcATGGAACAAGGAAGTCCCTCTTTAAGAGAAGATAA
- the RP9 gene encoding retinitis pigmentosa 9 protein: protein MIRFHSVLLLLLPYPRSPLRRRRALGSGTARRVRGGRGGDGKGGERTGREGRAEGSGAAACARRGRGMEGEEEAEEAARGSRAVGRRQPEGGGAQGRQRRKRKRQEAQQLQKIQHLESFYEKPPPGLIKENETKPEDCIPDVPGNESAREFLAHAPTKGLWMPLGKEVKVMQCWRCKRYGHRTGDKECPFFIKGNQKLEQFRVAHEDPMYDIIRDNKRHEKEMRIQQLKQLLEDSTSDDDSSDEDEGSSSSTSSECRDKHKKKKRKKEKKKKEKKKKKKRKRKSSKSNDKSESD, encoded by the exons ATGATTCGATTCCATTCCGTGCTGTTGCTCTTGCTCCCCTACCCCAGATCCCCGCTCCGCCGCCGGCGGGCGCTGGGAAGCGGAACTGCCCGGCGTGTGCGCGGAGGGCGGGGAGGGGACGGGAAGGGCGGGGAGAGGACGGGAAGGGAAGGGCGGGCCGAGGGAAGCGGGGCGGCGGCCTGCGCCCGGCGGGGCCgtgggatggagggggaggaggaggcggaggaggcggCGAGGGGCAGCCGGGCGGTCGGCAGGAGGCAGCCCGAGGGCGGCGGGGCGCAGGGCCGGCAGCGCAGGAAACGGAAGAGGCAGGAGGCGCAGCAGCTCCAGAAGATCCAGCACCTGGAGTCCTT CTATGAGAAACCACCCCCTGGGCTAATTAAG gagaatgaaacaaaaccagaagactgCATACCTGATGTACCAGGCAATGAAAGTGCACGAGAATTCCTGGCACATGCCCCGACAAAAGGGCTTTGGATGCCTTTGGGAAAAGAAGTCAAAGTCATGCAGT gttgGAGGTGTAAACGTTACGGACACAGAACGGGAGATAAGGAATGTCCATTCTTTATTAAAGGCAATCAGAAATTGGAACAATTTAGAGTA GCGCATGAAGATCCCATGTATGATATAATAAGGGATAATAAAcgtcatgaaaaagaaatgag GATACAGCAACTGAAGCAGCTCCTGGAGGACTCTACCTCAGATGATGATAGCAGTGACGAGGATGAAGGTAGCAGCAGCTCCACTTCCTCAGAATGTAGAgataaacacaagaaaaaaaagagaaagaaggaaaagaaaaaaaaagaaaagaagaagaagaagaagagaaagcgTAAATCATCTAAATCTAATGACAAGTCGGAATCTGACTGA